Proteins encoded within one genomic window of Acinetobacter sp. YWS30-1:
- the gltX gene encoding glutamate--tRNA ligase, translated as MTVRTRIAPSPTGFPHVGTAYIALFNLCFAKQHGGKFILRIEDTDQLRSTPESEKMILDSLRWLGLNWSEGPDVSGPHAPYRQSERMSIYKKYAEELVDKGHAFYCFATAQELDEMRAEQQARGETPRYDGRGLKLSKEEVARRLAAGEPHVIRMKVPTEGVCTFNDMLRGEVEIPWAQVDMQILLKTDGLPTYHLANVVDDHLMQITHVIRGEEWIPSAPKHQLLYKYFGWDMPVLCHMPLLRNPDKSKLSKRKNPTSINYYKDIGVLPEALLNYLGRMGWSMPDEREKFTLAEMIEHFDINRVSLGGPIFDIEKLNWLNGQWIKALSPAELLDTLLAWKADRAKLEEIAAAIQPRINLLSEAVNWSAHYFNHFPTLTKEQFESKKLSEEQVRQSLQFAIWRLESLFTWNNDTVSQTLMDLANQMSIKLRDFMPAFFIAIAGSTASTPVMQTMVTIGPDLTFARLRHALEVVGAPSKKEVKAWEKLNESLKLPKNEAVDQA; from the coding sequence ATGACTGTTCGTACTCGTATTGCACCTTCTCCTACCGGTTTCCCGCATGTGGGAACTGCCTATATTGCCCTGTTCAACCTGTGTTTTGCCAAACAGCACGGTGGCAAATTCATTCTTCGTATTGAAGATACGGATCAGCTGCGTTCTACTCCTGAATCTGAAAAAATGATTCTGGACTCCCTACGCTGGTTAGGCCTGAACTGGTCAGAAGGTCCAGATGTCAGTGGTCCACATGCACCGTACCGTCAGTCAGAACGCATGAGCATCTATAAAAAATACGCAGAAGAACTGGTAGATAAAGGTCATGCCTTCTACTGCTTCGCAACAGCGCAAGAACTGGATGAAATGCGTGCTGAACAGCAGGCTCGTGGCGAAACTCCACGCTATGATGGCCGCGGTCTAAAACTGTCTAAAGAAGAAGTGGCACGTCGTCTGGCAGCTGGTGAACCGCACGTGATCCGTATGAAAGTGCCGACTGAAGGGGTATGTACCTTTAATGACATGCTCCGTGGTGAAGTAGAAATTCCATGGGCGCAAGTCGACATGCAAATTCTGCTAAAAACGGATGGTCTGCCAACTTACCATTTGGCAAACGTGGTTGATGATCACCTGATGCAAATTACGCATGTGATTCGTGGTGAAGAATGGATTCCATCTGCACCGAAACATCAGTTGCTGTACAAATACTTTGGTTGGGACATGCCAGTCCTGTGCCACATGCCTCTACTGCGTAACCCAGACAAATCAAAACTGTCTAAACGTAAGAACCCGACCTCAATTAACTACTACAAAGATATCGGCGTATTGCCAGAAGCATTGCTGAACTATCTAGGCCGTATGGGCTGGTCAATGCCAGATGAGCGTGAAAAATTCACTTTGGCTGAAATGATTGAACACTTTGACATTAACCGTGTCTCTCTGGGTGGTCCTATCTTCGATATTGAGAAACTCAACTGGTTAAATGGCCAATGGATTAAAGCTCTCTCTCCTGCTGAACTGTTAGATACCTTACTGGCTTGGAAAGCAGACCGTGCCAAACTGGAAGAAATCGCTGCTGCAATTCAACCACGGATCAATCTGCTGTCTGAAGCAGTGAACTGGTCAGCGCACTATTTCAACCATTTCCCGACTTTGACTAAAGAACAGTTCGAAAGCAAAAAACTTTCTGAAGAACAAGTGCGTCAAAGCCTGCAATTTGCGATCTGGCGTCTAGAAAGCCTGTTCACCTGGAACAATGACACTGTTAGCCAAACGTTGATGGATCTGGCGAATCAGATGAGCATTAAATTACGTGACTTTATGCCAGCGTTCTTTATTGCGATTGCCGGTTCAACCGCTTCTACCCCAGTCATGCAGACCATGGTCACTATTGGTCCGGATCTAACTTTTGCCCGTCTGCGCCACGCGCTGGAAGTGGTCGGTGCTCCTAGCAAGAAAGAAGTAAAAGCTTGGGAAAAACTGAATGAGAGTCTGAAACTGCCGAAAAATGAAGCAGTTGATCAAGCTTAA
- a CDS encoding SEL1-like repeat protein, translated as MLKLKKVIHFLFSHDEPTGSEMENYISEADTYYLEAVQFEKLCHILKQRQAEQFQITQLEQQENYQRNAFWNYLSAATRGHAEAQYRLGKHFLKGSLGLDQNYFHAEEWLNKAKQQGHLKAAQLLSNTYSQMSVQY; from the coding sequence ATGCTTAAACTTAAAAAAGTCATACATTTTCTGTTTTCTCATGATGAGCCAACAGGTTCAGAAATGGAAAATTATATTTCTGAAGCAGACACCTATTATCTGGAAGCTGTACAGTTTGAAAAGCTTTGCCATATTTTAAAGCAACGCCAAGCTGAACAATTTCAAATTACGCAGCTAGAGCAGCAAGAAAATTATCAACGCAATGCTTTCTGGAACTACTTAAGTGCAGCAACACGTGGTCACGCCGAAGCGCAATATAGACTGGGTAAACACTTTCTTAAAGGTAGTCTAGGTTTAGATCAGAATTATTTTCATGCTGAGGAATGGCTGAATAAGGCTAAACAGCAAGGTCATTTAAAAGCTGCACAACTGTTATCAAATACTTATAGCCAAATGAGTGTCCAATATTAA
- the ettA gene encoding energy-dependent translational throttle protein EttA encodes MAQYIYTMNRVSKMVPPKREILKDISLSFFPGAKIGVLGLNGAGKSTLLRIMAGVDKDFSGEARAQPGIKIGYLEQEPPLDPTKDVRGNVEDGVREALDALERLDQVFADYADPDADFDALAKEQEKLEAIIQTWDAHNLNNQLEQAAAALNLPAWDADVTMLSGGERRRVALCRLLLSKPDMLLLDEPTNHLDAESVSWLERFLKDFPGTIVAITHDRYFLDNVAEWILELDRGHGIPYQGNYSSWLEQKNARLEQENKQEESFAKALKKELEWVRSNAKGQQKKNKARMERFEELNSREFQQRNETSEIYIPPGPRLGNKVVEVEGISKSFGDKLLYKDLSFTVPPTAIVGIVGPNGAGKTTLFRMMTGEQQPDTGTVTLGDSVKVAYVGQIRDTLDDNKTVWEEVSGGLDILKVGDYEIASRAYIGRFNFKGQDQQKRVGELSGGERNRLQLAKILQQGANVILLDEPSNDLDVETLRALEDAILVFPGCVMVVSHDRWFLDRIATHILSFEDETPEFFTGNYTEFEEYRRKKYGDDLAAKRQKYRKIGA; translated from the coding sequence GTGGCCCAATATATTTATACGATGAACCGAGTGTCCAAGATGGTTCCGCCAAAGCGCGAAATCCTCAAGGATATCTCCTTATCATTTTTCCCAGGCGCAAAAATTGGTGTGCTTGGTCTGAACGGTGCAGGTAAATCTACTTTGCTTCGTATTATGGCGGGCGTAGATAAAGATTTCTCTGGTGAAGCACGTGCGCAACCGGGTATCAAAATTGGTTACCTCGAGCAAGAACCACCACTTGATCCAACCAAAGACGTTCGTGGCAACGTTGAAGACGGCGTACGTGAAGCACTTGATGCATTAGAGCGCCTTGATCAGGTATTTGCAGACTATGCAGATCCAGATGCAGACTTCGATGCACTAGCAAAAGAGCAGGAAAAACTGGAAGCAATTATCCAGACTTGGGATGCGCATAACCTGAATAACCAGCTGGAACAGGCTGCAGCAGCATTAAATCTGCCTGCATGGGATGCAGATGTAACCATGCTTTCAGGTGGTGAACGCCGTCGTGTTGCATTGTGCCGTTTACTGCTGTCTAAACCAGACATGCTGCTTCTCGACGAACCAACTAACCACTTGGATGCAGAGTCTGTATCTTGGCTGGAACGCTTCCTGAAAGACTTCCCGGGCACCATCGTAGCGATTACGCACGACCGTTACTTCCTTGATAACGTGGCCGAGTGGATTCTGGAGCTTGACCGTGGACATGGTATTCCTTACCAAGGTAACTATTCTTCTTGGCTGGAACAGAAAAATGCGCGTTTAGAACAAGAGAACAAGCAGGAAGAATCGTTTGCTAAAGCATTGAAAAAAGAACTTGAATGGGTTCGTTCAAATGCGAAAGGCCAGCAGAAGAAAAACAAAGCACGTATGGAGCGTTTCGAAGAGCTTAACTCTCGTGAATTCCAGCAACGTAACGAAACATCTGAAATCTATATTCCACCTGGTCCGCGTCTGGGCAACAAGGTGGTTGAAGTTGAAGGGATTAGCAAATCGTTTGGTGACAAACTGCTGTATAAAGACTTGTCTTTCACAGTACCACCAACAGCGATTGTCGGTATCGTAGGTCCAAACGGTGCAGGTAAAACTACATTGTTCCGTATGATGACGGGCGAACAGCAACCCGATACTGGTACAGTGACTTTGGGTGATTCTGTAAAAGTTGCTTATGTGGGTCAGATTCGTGACACCCTGGATGACAATAAAACCGTTTGGGAAGAAGTGTCTGGCGGTCTGGATATCCTGAAAGTGGGTGATTACGAAATTGCATCTCGTGCTTATATTGGGCGCTTTAACTTTAAAGGCCAAGATCAGCAAAAACGTGTAGGTGAATTGTCAGGTGGTGAGCGTAACCGTTTACAACTTGCGAAAATCCTGCAACAAGGTGCGAACGTAATCCTGCTCGATGAACCATCAAACGACTTGGACGTAGAAACTTTACGTGCGTTAGAAGATGCGATTTTGGTCTTCCCGGGCTGTGTGATGGTGGTATCGCATGACCGTTGGTTCCTGGACCGTATTGCGACTCACATCTTGTCATTTGAAGATGAGACTCCAGAATTCTTCACCGGTAACTATACCGAGTTTGAAGAGTATCGCCGTAAGAAATATGGCGATGATCTGGCAGCGAAGCGTCAGAAATATCGCAAAATTGGTGCTTAA
- a CDS encoding bifunctional O-acetylhomoserine aminocarboxypropyltransferase/cysteine synthase, protein MTHKAETLAIHAGYSPEPTTKAVAVPIYQTTSYAFDNTQHGADLFDLKVQGNIYTRIMNPTTAVLEQRIAALEGGIGALALASGMAAITYAIQTIAEAGDNIASVSTLYGGTYNLFAHTLPKQGIEVRFFDYQDPEALRGLIDDKTKLVFVESIGNPLGNIIDLEAISKIAHEYGVPVIVDNTVATPVLQKSFDFGADIVVHSLTKYIGGHGNSIGGIIVDSGKFPWGQHAERFPALNTPDPSYHGVNYVEALGEAAYIARARVVPLRNTGAAISPQNVFLILQGLETLSLRMERHTENALKVAEYLQQHPKVKWVNYAGLKDHPQHALAQKYVKGKPSAILTFGVEGGREGGARFIDALQLFTRLVNIGDAKSLACHPATTTHRQLNPEELKSAGVSEDMVRLSIGIEHIDDLIADLEQSLAAV, encoded by the coding sequence ATGACTCATAAAGCAGAAACTTTAGCGATTCACGCAGGCTATAGCCCGGAACCTACTACTAAAGCTGTGGCAGTGCCAATTTATCAAACCACCTCATATGCCTTTGACAATACTCAGCACGGTGCCGATCTGTTTGACCTGAAAGTTCAGGGCAATATTTATACCCGCATTATGAACCCTACCACAGCGGTGCTAGAACAACGTATTGCAGCTCTGGAAGGTGGTATTGGTGCGCTGGCTTTAGCTTCGGGTATGGCTGCGATTACCTATGCGATTCAGACCATTGCTGAAGCGGGTGACAATATTGCTTCGGTGTCCACTTTATATGGTGGCACCTATAACCTGTTTGCACATACCCTGCCTAAACAAGGGATCGAAGTTCGCTTCTTTGATTATCAAGACCCGGAAGCATTACGTGGCCTAATTGATGACAAGACCAAACTGGTTTTTGTGGAATCAATTGGAAACCCACTGGGCAATATTATTGACCTCGAAGCGATTTCCAAGATTGCCCATGAATATGGCGTACCAGTCATCGTTGATAATACGGTTGCCACCCCAGTCCTACAAAAATCTTTTGATTTCGGTGCCGACATCGTGGTGCATTCACTCACCAAATACATTGGCGGTCATGGTAATTCGATCGGCGGTATTATCGTGGATAGTGGCAAGTTCCCATGGGGGCAACATGCCGAGCGTTTCCCTGCTCTGAATACACCTGATCCAAGCTATCACGGTGTCAATTATGTCGAAGCTTTAGGTGAAGCTGCCTATATCGCGCGTGCTCGTGTCGTACCTCTGCGTAATACCGGGGCAGCGATCAGCCCGCAAAATGTATTTTTAATTCTGCAAGGCTTGGAAACTTTGAGCCTGCGTATGGAACGTCATACCGAAAATGCGCTGAAGGTTGCAGAATATTTGCAACAACATCCAAAAGTAAAATGGGTCAATTATGCCGGTCTGAAAGATCACCCGCAGCATGCTTTGGCACAAAAATATGTGAAAGGTAAACCGTCTGCCATTCTGACTTTTGGTGTAGAAGGTGGCCGTGAAGGCGGTGCCCGTTTTATCGATGCCCTGCAACTGTTCACCCGTCTGGTCAATATTGGGGATGCTAAGAGTCTCGCCTGTCATCCTGCAACCACCACCCACCGCCAGCTCAATCCTGAAGAGCTCAAATCAGCAGGTGTGAGTGAAGATATGGTTCGCTTATCGATTGGAATTGAACACATTGATGACCTGATTGCGGATCTGGAACAATCTCTTGCAGCAGTTTAA
- a CDS encoding SDR family NAD(P)-dependent oxidoreductase, which yields MKTRLQKQLEKRIAGKTVLITGASSGIGLTTAHQLADAGAHVLLVARTKDTLEQVKKEIESKGGKASVFPCDLNNMESIDEVSKQIIASVDHIDILINNAGRSIRRAVHESVDRFHDFERTMQLNYFGAVRLVMNILPQMMIRRAGHIINISSIGVLANATRFSAYVASKAALDAFSRCLSAEVHSHKVAITSIYMPLVRTPMIAPTKIYKYVPTLSPEQAAELVAYAIVKRPKKVATNLGRLASITYAIAPDINNVLMSIGYNLFPSSSASVGQPQKLNWVQKAYARIFPGEHW from the coding sequence GTGAAAACTAGACTACAGAAACAATTGGAAAAACGTATTGCAGGTAAAACTGTTCTCATTACAGGCGCATCCAGTGGTATAGGTTTAACGACGGCACATCAGCTGGCAGATGCTGGCGCACATGTTTTACTGGTCGCGCGTACCAAAGACACCCTAGAACAAGTAAAAAAAGAAATTGAATCCAAAGGCGGTAAAGCTTCAGTATTTCCATGTGATCTCAACAATATGGAATCCATTGATGAAGTGTCCAAACAGATTATTGCTTCAGTCGACCATATCGATATCCTGATTAACAATGCGGGCCGCTCGATTCGCCGTGCGGTGCATGAATCAGTAGATCGTTTTCATGATTTTGAACGTACCATGCAGCTAAATTATTTTGGTGCAGTGCGCCTGGTGATGAATATCCTGCCGCAAATGATGATTCGCCGTGCAGGTCATATCATCAATATCAGCTCGATTGGTGTATTGGCGAACGCCACCCGCTTCTCGGCTTATGTCGCATCTAAAGCGGCACTGGATGCTTTCAGCCGCTGTCTGTCTGCAGAAGTCCATTCACATAAAGTTGCAATCACTTCAATTTATATGCCTTTGGTTCGTACACCAATGATCGCACCGACCAAGATTTATAAATATGTGCCTACCTTGTCTCCGGAACAGGCAGCCGAACTGGTTGCTTATGCGATTGTGAAACGTCCGAAGAAAGTGGCGACCAATCTGGGACGTCTGGCTTCGATTACCTATGCGATTGCACCAGACATCAACAATGTCCTGATGTCGATCGGTTATAACCTGTTCCCAAGCTCTTCAGCATCAGTGGGTCAGCCACAAAAACTGAACTGGGTGCAAAAGGCCTATGCACGGATCTTCCCGGGCGAGCACTGGTAA
- the hisIE gene encoding bifunctional phosphoribosyl-AMP cyclohydrolase/phosphoribosyl-ATP diphosphatase HisIE: MNNVQWLDEVKFNEQGLIPAIAQHHQTGRVLMVAWMNREALALTAEKNQAVYFSRSRNKLWHKGEESGHFQTVHEIRLDCDADVIILQIEQHGGIACHTGRESCFYRKLTPNGWEIVDAQIKDPAAIYGEKSTNPHTLAMNASTAQSEQVEVLSYLGEMMAERKKADPESSYVAKLYHKGLNKILEKVGEESFETVIAAKDFKTEASEDNKNDLIYEVADLWFHTIVMLGYFDLDPQLVLNELARRQGLSGLVEKANRQH; this comes from the coding sequence ATGAACAACGTGCAATGGCTCGATGAAGTAAAATTTAACGAACAAGGTCTGATTCCTGCCATTGCCCAGCACCATCAAACTGGTCGTGTATTGATGGTCGCCTGGATGAACCGTGAAGCGCTGGCTTTAACTGCCGAAAAAAATCAGGCAGTATATTTCTCCCGCTCACGTAACAAGTTATGGCATAAGGGCGAAGAATCTGGCCATTTCCAAACTGTGCATGAAATCCGTCTGGACTGTGATGCGGATGTAATTATTTTACAGATTGAACAGCATGGTGGTATTGCCTGCCATACCGGCCGTGAATCATGTTTCTACCGTAAATTAACCCCAAATGGCTGGGAAATTGTGGATGCACAAATCAAAGATCCAGCAGCAATCTATGGTGAAAAATCAACAAATCCACATACCCTTGCTATGAATGCCTCAACCGCTCAGTCTGAACAGGTTGAAGTATTGTCATACTTGGGCGAGATGATGGCAGAGCGTAAGAAAGCCGATCCGGAATCCTCTTATGTGGCCAAGCTGTACCATAAAGGCCTCAACAAGATTCTGGAAAAAGTCGGTGAAGAAAGCTTTGAGACCGTGATCGCGGCTAAAGATTTCAAAACTGAAGCCTCTGAAGACAACAAGAATGACCTGATCTATGAAGTGGCTGATCTATGGTTCCATACCATTGTGATGCTCGGTTACTTCGACCTGGATCCGCAACTGGTCCTGAATGAACTGGCACGCCGTCAGGGTCTATCCGGTCTGGTTGAAAAAGCCAATCGCCAACATTAA
- a CDS encoding AAA family ATPase — translation MSDLQKPKATYEQATAIDNARLGKSFKVIAYAGTGKTTTLQMISDAMPERRGMYLAFNKSIASEAQNKFHRGVDCRTFHSLAFRSVPRGVTDKLRLPRLSPSFIAKEYRLEPMTLRRMMGGRYEKYVLMPSRLASLVANAVGYFCSTSSQYPAPRHIQAPSWLHPDDIEALQKKLYPAVERRWLESIDPNHQAGIGHDIYLKLWALSEPNIPADYVLFDEAQDADPLMLGILLKQRSTQVIYVGDAHQQIYAWRGAVNAMQQLPLPESRLTTSFRFGPEIALNANAILGALNETVPLLGNPHLNSKVVNKPHTKLRDAILCRTNARAMELLLAGLVRGDKVSLQADHVKLNRFVDAAAMLKQGKRVVDVPELAWFNSWHDVHEYCETNEGSDIKPLVKLVDEHGTDPLKTALAKITPIGQADYIISTAHKAKGLEWDRVHIEDDYQFKLNEKDHKISDEELRLLYVACTRAKVSLNIHHIYDLIQQLKIRMPQSLRQAVG, via the coding sequence GTGTCTGATCTGCAAAAACCCAAAGCGACCTATGAGCAGGCAACTGCTATTGATAACGCACGTCTGGGAAAATCTTTTAAAGTCATTGCCTATGCGGGCACAGGTAAAACTACGACCCTGCAAATGATCAGTGATGCCATGCCGGAACGGCGCGGCATGTATCTGGCGTTTAATAAATCCATTGCCTCAGAAGCACAAAACAAGTTTCATCGTGGTGTCGACTGCCGTACTTTCCACTCCCTGGCTTTTCGCAGTGTTCCACGTGGAGTCACGGATAAACTACGCCTACCGCGTTTAAGTCCAAGCTTTATTGCCAAAGAATATCGCCTTGAACCGATGACCTTGCGCCGGATGATGGGCGGACGTTATGAAAAATATGTGCTGATGCCTTCGCGTCTGGCCAGTCTGGTTGCGAACGCAGTCGGCTATTTCTGCTCGACCAGTTCGCAATATCCCGCCCCGCGACATATTCAGGCACCGAGCTGGCTACACCCAGATGATATTGAAGCATTGCAAAAGAAACTTTATCCAGCAGTTGAACGGCGTTGGTTAGAGTCAATTGATCCCAATCATCAGGCCGGGATTGGGCATGATATTTACCTGAAACTTTGGGCATTGTCTGAGCCCAATATTCCTGCCGACTATGTGCTGTTTGATGAAGCACAGGATGCCGATCCGCTAATGCTTGGAATTTTGCTAAAACAGCGTAGCACTCAGGTCATCTATGTCGGCGATGCGCACCAGCAAATTTATGCCTGGCGTGGCGCAGTGAATGCCATGCAGCAGCTGCCGCTACCCGAATCTCGTCTGACCACTTCCTTCCGTTTCGGGCCTGAAATTGCGCTGAATGCTAATGCGATTTTAGGAGCATTGAATGAAACCGTGCCCCTACTCGGCAATCCGCACTTAAATTCCAAAGTGGTCAATAAACCGCACACTAAACTACGCGATGCGATTCTATGCCGGACCAATGCGCGTGCTATGGAACTATTACTTGCCGGTTTAGTACGTGGCGATAAAGTCAGCCTGCAAGCGGATCATGTCAAACTGAACCGTTTTGTTGATGCCGCTGCGATGCTGAAACAGGGCAAGCGTGTGGTTGATGTGCCTGAACTGGCCTGGTTTAACTCATGGCATGATGTACACGAATACTGTGAGACCAATGAAGGCAGTGATATCAAGCCTTTAGTCAAACTGGTTGATGAACATGGCACTGATCCCCTGAAAACTGCCCTCGCCAAAATCACCCCAATCGGACAAGCGGACTACATCATCTCTACCGCGCATAAGGCCAAAGGTCTGGAATGGGATCGTGTGCATATTGAAGATGACTACCAGTTCAAGCTGAATGAGAAAGACCATAAAATTAGTGACGAAGAGTTACGTCTGCTTTACGTGGCCTGTACTCGTGCTAAAGTAAGCTTAAATATTCATCACATTTATGACCTCATTCAACAACTGAAAATCAGGATGCCACAGTCACTGCGCCAAGCCGTTGGCTAA
- a CDS encoding AAA family ATPase, which translates to MHIEKIQLKHALHFSNIQLDFDLQKSPVTLILGDQGSGKTTLLRLSYQALTWFSARFRDLRTAGLSMLDQDILQNRLQSKIDIQVRFPDDLGSLPESAQGEAAPAQSCSWQLYKTLNSQGIGFAKAETQQLDAMVNLYQKARQHDPLLGLPMVAYYPAERFVNEINILSKNNQAIFQTAHAYEITAIPFTTFARFFEWFREISDIENAQSAKIIDQILDQALQQSDDIQADQLVQQIEKAKAHMHTPSLTALREALSIVLPELSQIYLDYQPKLQLMVRYQDHTFSFQQLSSSIRNWIALVGDVVRRLCLLNPHSLFPCQEGTGILLIDEIDHQLDQDMAAVILPRLHQAFPNLQIIVTGNRPELLEQAQDFQCLKLENKQVHPIHLNPMQVQYDHFYAELPLEMSQNHSDIEKVEDALQEPEIVNLTAQSVLQLIQEQLSTEQQQELLQLLSQDNSQSLPQSS; encoded by the coding sequence ATGCACATCGAAAAAATACAACTCAAACATGCTCTGCACTTTTCTAATATCCAGCTCGATTTTGATCTGCAAAAATCACCTGTGACTTTAATTCTGGGTGATCAGGGTTCGGGTAAAACCACCTTGCTGCGCTTAAGTTATCAGGCTTTGACCTGGTTTTCTGCACGTTTTCGTGACTTGCGTACCGCAGGTTTAAGCATGTTGGATCAGGATATCCTGCAAAACCGCCTGCAATCCAAAATTGATATTCAGGTGCGTTTTCCTGATGATTTGGGATCATTGCCTGAATCAGCACAGGGAGAAGCAGCCCCTGCCCAATCCTGTTCCTGGCAGTTATATAAAACCTTAAATAGTCAGGGCATTGGCTTTGCCAAAGCGGAAACCCAGCAACTCGATGCCATGGTGAATCTCTATCAAAAGGCAAGACAACATGACCCTTTGCTCGGTCTGCCTATGGTCGCCTATTATCCGGCTGAACGCTTCGTCAATGAAATCAATATACTCAGCAAAAATAATCAGGCCATTTTTCAGACTGCGCATGCCTATGAAATTACCGCCATTCCCTTTACGACTTTTGCACGTTTCTTTGAATGGTTTCGTGAAATCAGTGATATCGAAAATGCACAAAGTGCCAAGATCATTGACCAGATTCTAGATCAGGCGCTACAGCAATCGGATGATATACAAGCAGATCAGCTGGTCCAGCAAATTGAAAAAGCTAAAGCACATATGCATACACCGAGCCTGACTGCCTTGCGTGAAGCTTTATCCATTGTACTACCAGAACTTAGCCAGATTTATCTAGACTACCAGCCCAAGCTGCAATTGATGGTGCGTTATCAGGATCACACCTTTAGCTTTCAGCAGTTGTCGAGCAGTATCCGGAACTGGATTGCACTGGTGGGAGATGTTGTACGGCGCCTTTGTCTGCTTAATCCGCACAGCTTATTTCCCTGTCAGGAAGGTACTGGCATTTTACTGATTGATGAAATTGATCATCAACTGGATCAGGACATGGCCGCCGTCATTTTACCGCGTCTGCATCAGGCGTTTCCTAACTTGCAGATTATTGTGACTGGAAACCGGCCGGAATTGCTGGAGCAGGCTCAGGATTTTCAGTGTCTAAAACTGGAAAATAAACAGGTGCATCCCATCCATCTAAATCCAATGCAGGTTCAGTATGATCATTTTTATGCAGAGTTGCCGCTTGAGATGAGCCAAAATCATTCAGATATAGAAAAAGTTGAAGATGCACTTCAGGAACCAGAAATAGTCAACTTGACGGCTCAGTCTGTTTTGCAACTGATTCAGGAACAGCTAAGCACAGAACAGCAGCAAGAACTTTTACAACTGTTGAGTCAGGATAATTCACAAAGCCTGCCTCAATCTTCTTAA